The segment gatctaaatctatctcaacctcttaaaaaaaaacaaaagcgatattttgcgagtcgatagtaaatataaaaggcagatctgaatgtttatcggcttttgttgaaaaactaccatctattgtagatggctcgtaaagttaacttaacagtgattttgtacttagtaaagtatgaataaaatgtaaagacgaatttattttctaatacaaaatcttaattttcacttattatccttatcacaacccaaattaggcccctcgcaatccgtttcgcatagggccccgcaacctgtaggaccggccctgtccgATGGGCTTGacaaattataatataaacatttaaattatcCTTTATATTTGTCATTAGcgttattattttatgtttgattCTGGCAGATAACTTCTATACCGGTATATGTAGCAAAAACATCCAAAATGGAAGAAGTTTTAAAGAAAGACCGTATCACTATCACTGCACGAATCCTGACAAGGAATGATGTCCTTACCAAACGACAAGCCGGCAGAGACAGCATTGACAGGGGCAACAGATACGAGGCTGGAAGCAGCTCGAGCATTGGGCGCATTAGATTCTCATCTATAGACAGAGAATGTGATAAACGTCTACCGTGTACGAGGCCACAACCAGCTGAGAATACGGTGATACATTTGTCAGGTATGGACACTCCTGATGACTCCTGCTGTGTTGTCATGTAGCCTAAAAGAATACAATTAACGAAGTGACAATTTATTGATATTACTAAAACAAGGaaacatacataaatatgtgtgcaaattagattttttttttaatgttaaaaatattttctattatttatttgaaagagagagagagacttgaatttgaactcattactcaagccgacattctaaccactctgctagtgaggtgtgtatgaaaataaaagatataatatataaaggggaataattcagctCATAGcaccacctcagtcaagtacaatattttcccatgttcgagataccaaacaaaataatgaattaccaatagttaactatttttttttattaagttattGATGCTTGTgctgtcagataaaagaaatagtgtgcaaaatttcagattgatccgagattgggagtcggagaaataacttgtacaaactttttaacagacatacagagttgatataagctttgtaaaaattgcaATCTGAACGGCATAActaactgttgttgttttttaaattgttgacCTATATTTTCACTATGTTTACTGTGTAACGCTTAATCCTGAAAGtggcttcattttttattttatttgactgGTTGTAGGTCGTATTGAttacaacaaaaatattaatttcagTATTGCCATTTTAAACATTTGCTTTGTTGTCTAGACTACTTGAATACAAAGCAGTTGGTCGATTATCACAGTACAACTAACTCATAACTGTCAAATTGTTATCATTTAATCGTGTTTAGCATCTTGAAGGTCAAGTGACGTTGCGCGCAACTAAGGCTCCCCACTCCCGATTCAATGGGTCAGACGTCATCTATACATGCTcgtcaagtcactccttcatgtTGACTAACATACATTTCTTTTGATTTTTCATTTCTGCGTTATCTCTCCACAGTAACTTATAGAAAAGACTTGGTTGAGTCACCgagacattatgtttgtttacttagtttATTGTCGTCATTTTCctgtattatcatttgcaaataTTTCATACacttaataaactttttaattttttaaattacctaaTAAGAtattgagtcttttttttttctgtatgatatataaattgtatatgtCTGGACTATGACTAATCGTTCACAGAAAATTCATTCatcgacaaatcgttcacggaaattcgttcacccgacaaatAGTTCACCAGACATCGTTTCAGCGACAACTGGTTCTCAGACAATTGGCTTACGACAAAATGGTTTACACGACAAATGTCTCCCTGACAAAAAATTCGAAAAATTACCAAAGAAACTCGGCTTAGACTCAATCTTGAGTCGCTCTAgcaatgaatttttaaaaaaataatagtaacaAAAGTTGTAATGTATAGTGTAACTGTCGTGCGCATCTTGTTTGGTATTTTCTTTTGAGCACCATAAGGTTTTATTAGTTCTGTTCCTAAGGATGcgctatattggtgtcattgttctcttgttgtgccttgagatgagtctcttGGTGTGTCTCTTGGTGTTCCTTGAGATTGAGTTATCTGTGTGGTGttcttccccagtattgggtaagttagtttattttactatcttctAAATGTCGTAGATCTAAAATCGTTTCTCTTATAATCGTGAGAATGGCGGTATCAAAGGAGagtgtatttttcttatctagggacgcaggcttgggactctacTGGAGTCAAGTCTGAGTTGTAGGCGTGGTAGTTGACTATTGCCCGTGGCGTTGGGTTGGCGTTGTGAGCCCTGATCGAATATGGCACTGAGATGAAGGTGTACTATAGTTCCTTTGAATGTAATTTGCAATTGATTTGTAAATGCTATTGATTCATTCGTAATGTATGCCttataatatcatatatatcattaacccattaaacctttgttgttatatgcaatattgttattcactagtatacgttaatatttggtttattcgttcctggatatttattacataaattgattgctagactgttaggggtgcccaggcagacgagccaagGCTAAATTACAACCCCGGCATAAAGTTAATAAACACTGTTCAAGTGGGGAGCCCGGCGAagtacatcataccctagatgagcCCGGGGACAAAACCCACCTGACAGTAACATGTGCGTCTTCTGCAATAATCTCCACTTTTTCAACcgaaacactttttaaaatccttGAAGGCTCACGATGCATCACGattgaagagattagaaataggattaatacagcaattggaccccacgatgaccagCAAACAActgtcaaaaaacaaaaacaaacaaaaaaaaaaaaaatcgcaaacttaaactctatggccacatcactaGGTCCGAAGAGCTCGCGAATACCTTCCTTCAGGGTACAGTAGGcctaccaggaaaaagaaaaagaggcagacagaaagcgatgggaagacaggaCACGTCTGTcatagaatgaaattctatccttggcaaaagacagagggatggagaaagacggtcaacagaccTTGTGTTGTGCCTCACTGGTTCAAAAGACTAAGGAATAGTGAAGGCGaaggatctaaatctagaaagtTAGGCTATCTCTAGACCATTTTAATTCTAGACTTAACTtagaaaatagatttagattgatAGTGTTACAGTTACAAGTGCAGTAAAACAATAAGTGTCATTAAAGgtacatttattattttataagctaggacaaattcgtacacaTTTTCCTTCTTCtaagtgccattagagcattgaacaGGTTGCCTGATCAGTCAGGAAACAGTCTTTGGAACAATTATGCTTCTAATTTACTTAAATGGcctaccaaattgcattagcgcaggaacaaaagttatatttgcagatgattatataagatataaaatgctaaacacacacacacacaagataccatgggcgtagccgggggggggggtattggaatttagtgactgattttttgctttgattttgtttaattttatgagagattttaatactaaactattacttgccccagcgcagccaagggggttttgagtttagagaccccctaccagggggttttgcagttaaatcccctcttctataaaataaaacaaaaaaaaatgcaaacgacaatccctaTATTCCGACAGATAgataaggaagattttgattttaaaactcccTCCGAAATTAACGATAAAACCCTCTCtttaatataagactatccattcaTCAGTAatctacgttttttttttgtgtttaaaacccctcacCAGTGGGGTTTGCTGCTAacaaatacctcttcaatataaaaaaaaaatgacacgcacaaaattctatgagcgtagtcaaaggggttttgagtttacccccccccccaatcagtggggtttgaagctaaaaaataactcttcaatattaaaaaaaaaaaaagcaaattacgcattcaaaatgctatgatcgtagcccaagggtttttgagtttaaatctccctttaagcggggtttgaagaaaataaaacaatctcttcaatataaaagaaagcaaattgctaaaaattctatgagcgtagcccaaggggttttgagtttaaaccccccttctgTGGGGTTTGAAgcaaaaaaatacctcttcaatatataaaaaagaaagttacacactcaaaatgctatgagcgtagcctcCTTCAgagggcttttttaaaagtttaaaacccctcctgatggttttgagttttaaatccccctacacagagttttgaggttgaaaacctctctcttcaatattattctaaagcaaactacagtcaccagagattttttagtttaaaaccccccaataAATGATtgtgacgataaaacttcccttttcgatataaaatctaaagcaaactacagtcacttaattccaagagcgtagtcaagagagattacatatttctaccagtggctgggctccattaataaagtgcagtgactagtcatctgccgaaattgaaaaagactaaatgtggccaaaaaaaaatggctaagacagattttaggagtcagttatagaggtcgggtttaaatcaagaaaatcctatgctgaaccttagtaaggttgtgaaagagcgtcgcatgaggtttgcgggacatgttctccgacataatgaattacgcataataagagttacgatcacatcctagtacaacttagtgccacactttcatgaaGGTTCTTAGAGCATAggagaagaggcttcagacattgccagtgacagatttttgtggaaacagcttgccgtaAATGCGCCGAActgcgcgggagggtctaagtcagtaagaatagcacattaggtttttgaaataaaactttttaatagcaggataatgcactgtagatacctcagaatatgcattattttggctttcaataccggaaatagtgcttggtgctcccccagacccccttgctggcaagggcggggagtctacaatttttccactaaatccaggaagaacatattctagggcacaataaacgtcttccgaaagaataaagggtaagaatgtaataaagattaattatgtacacataaacacatacatacatatatattttttttagaggggggggggcgaggctCGGGGAGGGGGGAATCCTTCGACCCCCCCCCTcggaaaaaaatcctggctacgcccatgtaagATActaaatcaaattggagcatgtctttccagaAAACTGGTAACcagttacacagactaaaaattcaaactatataggcctagttgTTATAATAAACGAAAAAGTGTAAAGAAATCGCCctattatataaaaacaaaactaacaatAAGGATAATTATTAAATGAAGTTTTGtaccaataaaaaaagaatctatAAAACTATAGGCTACAACTAAATACTATTTAACcttttggttaggccaataatagaagaTGCATTCGCTGCTTTGGGACCCCTCAGCTCAGGATAACATATTGAAActacaacagacacaaaatagagcagtgagatttataacgaTTATTCTTTGAATTTATAGACGCTTcaagatagaagacttaaaaagtagcaataatacatcaACACTgcaccataatttacaaatacaaaagtttagaaaaatactcagaaagacacaaagataaaactacatttcttgttccatgaGCTAAGACAATTTCgttcaaatgctccttcttccctatagTGCTAtaatattagagcatggaatgggttgcttgaggaAAACCAACCGCTTAGCAGAGTAGATTGACACGTAAaacgcgtaggaagtaatcatcatcttttttttgaagtgacaTCTGTACTTTATAAGTTAATATGAGTTtaggtctctaattaacatgtacGACTAGATTAACTCTTGGTTAAGTGTAGGAAGTAAAATTAGCTTCTCTtctgtttttaaagaacttcCGATCCACGTACAACTTGCGCAATGAGAAGCTTATGGTCATCAATAAATACGGCTAGGGCTTTCCGTATACCTTTGACTGTGAGTATGTGCTTATTAAAAGACGTGCAAGAGTGGACGtgtttaagtgtgtgtgtgttgattgtGAAGAAGTTCGAGTGTGAGAGTGGCTTGCTGTGCTCCTCTTTGCGCTGACCTCGCCTCGAAATTTGATACTTCAGCTACCTGTGTGAGCAGCACACGGACTTTTGCTGCTCGGAAAGTTTCCTCACACAGGTCTTTTTCTAAAAGATGGCGGATTGTTATCAACATGAGCTGGACATTGATGCTCTACCCCCACCAGGTTTCAATGAGTAATTTagaacattttttgttattgaataCCTAATTTTGGCCTACcgttaaatattttgttagaaaaGTATTATTTATCAATTTAATTAGGTGTTgacagtgttgttgttttttcatgagGAGGCCTATTTTGTTACCgtgatcaaaacaaaaaataatgtagaAAATAGATATATCACATCGAGTCGCTATAGCGCCTTGTGAAAACTTTGTTAATGACTACAATAAAGGGAAACAATTGTTACGCAATAAATTGTGTATAATTGCAATGTCTAAGTTGTGTCCCTTCTGGTGTCAGgcgtaaaaaaaattcttttttaaattcaacatgGCGACTTCACTAGATCCATCATAGtgtttatagatagatagatctaaatttagattacATCTAAGAGTCCAGACAAAATCTAAGAGATCTAAAGTCAAAGTAATGAGTAATCGGAAATTGAACTTAATAGaagtttgaagtttcaaatGTATGATTAATAATAAGTACTAAAGTAGTCTATATCATAAAAAAATTCATGTCAATtaatctaataaattataaattctaATTGATTTAAAAGCCAAAggtaaataataatattgtttattattattattatttattctatttattatttattagaattagatctattctagtcagactagtctaaatctaatttaattaaaattaacaaaattaatgttaattatatatataataatataaattatatactagatcatagtagatctaactaattaatataaatattaaattaaatattatagatctagagtcagtAGTCAGTAGAGTAGTTTATCGTCATGTAGGTTTATTTATGCTGTTCGGACACCTATCTATAGACTGAACTATactactatagactatagtataaAAATAGgctaaaatttcaaagtttgactttgacagcacaTTATTTGACAGTCACAATGGTtcaacatagaaaagaaaatcaagtatcaaaatcttttttagtttaaggagaataaggatgactacttatatttgtacccctaacctatatttaaggtcaaagaggccatgtATATGataatatgttttcattaaagaCTTGTCTAAAGTGGCCATActtttctgacatatttgttCAGTAACTTCAGTTTAACATCAGATTCCGTTTTGCAATGAATTTCTTTTATCTCCTGATCACTTCCGTGAAACTTTTCTTTTGCGCTATGAGTTTTCATAAGCATATCATCATCTGGTCTCGATTGCTCTTGACCACGAAATAGTTTATCATCTTTATGCAATTGAGAACCTGACGTAGGACTacaagttgttgtttgttgATTTCTCTGCATCAACTCTCTTGGAACTTCATTCTGTTGCTTGACATCATGCACTTCGACGTTTTCTTTTGCTTCAATTAGTTTCAAAGCAATAGATGTCTTCATACCTAAAATTGGGTTTATTTCATTCTTGATCACATACATATCATCTTTGACTTCCACATCGTCGACTTTAAAGTGACTGATGCAACTTCCTTCAGTTCTAATGCTTCATCCCCTAATGCTCGTAGGGTAGTATTTGAGTGCTTTAACTGACTATCAGTTTCTAAAGTGTTTCACGTTGACTTTGATATGACACTAGCTTGTGCCCCtgtgtcaatcttcattttgactatttttcccaTAATATCTTATAACTATAATCTACATCAACCAtccaaactttgacattgttgtcagtaccaattgcctcaaaccacaactcatttacttggcttTCTTGACTTTCATCTTCtaatgcagtgatgcccaaaatacggcccgcgggccggcgtggtttcatccggcccgccgaaacgtaagcacaaagtgtagaaattaCATTCccaccccatttttttttaaaggttgaaaaatgttatCGTACCTAACTTAGGCCCTGACTTTTCCTCTGATGGCTTGACaccatgacatttaacatttgtacaTTTACGAAACGGGAAAACAGAGagtggaagaaactacaagtggactctgaatgcttcatctaccaggaaaagtgaacggatcttgaCTTGTTTGTGGAACATAATAAGAcaagatatttgttttataaataaaattagctgttaaaaaaacaaaacaataacataaaaaacggcattataaacaagtatggcggcattcttggtttgagcagagaataataatattgttaaactacgcttagacttagagattggaggattgataGGAATATTTAcctaaaagagaaaagaaaatgagtcgttggtaaagctagctaaaATGTTGCTACATTTTAATTAGAGAAGTGAAGCAGCTTTCCgacgagttaaaaaaaaaaacaacagataaacTTCCACtgtcccattaattaatgtatgtACTAGGTCAACAAGTTTCTCATAAAATTGTTTCAgttcaatttcatttcatttttgaacATTTTCGGTCATATGGCCCGTGACAGGAGTGTCGAGACCTaaaatggcccgcgggccgaatTAGGATGAGCATCACTGTTCTAATGAATTAACAGCCTTGAAGTTTTTGAACGACATTTTGctgcaaaattatttctctttttacattttcggcaAGTCTGTCCAAATGCTGGGCAATTGCATTTCCCATGAGATCTACCACAATatctgcaatctctaatgaCACTTGTTACATGATTCTTTGCCATTTTTTCCTGTGAGCTTTTGACtggctttctatcttctgtcttctttaatttataagcaGCATCTAcatgtagtcctttcatatctatcatttggttctgggtatgctagtgagcacgaattatgcttgctgctttctctaaagttaagtctacatctctcagaagtctctctctcacttgaTCCAACTGTATGCCACATACCAATCGATCTCTGATGAGTTCATCTAgaaggttgtcaaacttgcattcttttgccaaattcttCAAATTAGTATAACATTGTTAAAACGTTTCACCGTCCGATTTCTTGTgaagaatttaaatctgtcgtacacagtgttggacttaggcaaaaaaatgattctcaaacctttcaattactttgtctaCAGTATCATCTTCACagaaaagtattgtagatgtctcaAGTGGGTTCACCGATCAtgtgtaacaataaagctttcttcactggctcggGCTTCGTATTCTTTTCAGTGGTgaccataaacagttcaaaactgtctccattttttccatctttcagatagATCACTATCTGGTGACAACGGTTTAGGAGGTtcgaataattccattattcgtatagattctagattctatgtctagatgtagatctaaaacaaaatgagcTAACGACATCACTTGagacaaataaaatgtacttttagcaatttagaaaccaATACCTGTTACCAGCGTTTTAAACCAATCTGACACTAGATCTGACATCAAATCTGACACCAAATCTGTCACAAGATCTGACAccaaatctgacaccatgttctgttgtcacagataaataaataacattaacctactgtagacattaattaataataataataataacggaGACTGTTTATCCAAATAGACATAGAagactatcttttttatttccatccaatccttttgctttcgcacaaaacataaacaacaaacaatgacttaatataatataatattacaaCAGATAGATCTTTTTAAACTGAGTTTATTGATACCTCATTTATGTTTCTAAGTTAATTAAAGCAGAAGTTATAGCAATTTTAGTGGCGAAATTTTtgactatatttttaaaaaaattgtgaccGAAAAAGGAAAATTTTGCATTAAAATGCTGTAACTTATTaactatttgagttatttgcatGACATTTTCACCAGAACTGCATGATTATGtcatgatatttatttttatttcaaacaagggaTAGACTTTGACAAAATTTTCTTATTCATTTTTAAAGTGAGGTTACTTGTAAAAAAGAAACGATCGACAAAGAAGTCCTATTGTTGTGAAAGAAATGGGCACAATTAATCAGATTAAGGATGATTTTGAGAATAAAGCCACATTATACTAGACCACACATTGTCTCAGCCTTATATACTGCTGCAGAGAAACACCTGTTTccggtaaccaaaaaaaatcgaGCTATTCCGGAAAATCAAAGTACCTAAACTAGgtatttaacttcattcaatgtacaagctcactccaaacatttgcccatttattctctataaaaaaacaacaacaaaaaaacaaatataatataagatcattaacattgatgtccaaaactggctgtttgaaataaattttggtaagaaaatcgtaatttaattcaaacacgctattaatttttttttgtatggaatcaaaAATTTGGCTTATGactcaaataaatcagctccaaaaacagaataaatattgccgggctcattagcatagacttagccaatctaAAAATATAGTCGTAatcctaggaagaggtaaagtcaggggcgtaactagggatttgggggcccggggggattgacctctttgggggccccttgcattttgacattcgacaattgacatgagataatgtacgcaaaaatatataagcccaaaatcaaattggttcagtatatcagtaaacttaacaaaaaaataatcatgaagactcttttaatgaataataccgttgtttattagtttaaatactgcacaagtgacaaatctaaattgatatcgcttcacatCGTGCATTCTGTGCTGCAAAgtcatcaactacatcgatactttctagtatttgtgacttcactgacattaaagccatgataagcctttcttgcgtcattgtgctcctgtgatagtttttgatgaacttgagctttgagaatgatttCTAACATGACGTAATgaaagtggcctgagttagcggtattcggaggaggttgcaaagtttgagcacacataattcccatatgaagcctttttcctcactatgtctattggtgattgtattactggtttgttgatgaaaagtgctcgtgcatcaataacatcattgaaaaagccattttccatttatttcatcatacaaacaggaaaagtagcacagtttgtcataagcctgtcttcatctaacaggtgtcttggttcaagaagaaacccaaaggtatccattttctttccagcctttggaatctgcccttcatctccatatgaaatctgtccggcacttctgtcgcaacatgtttgaattgcagttctattgacagtcctacattagaactcaacttcccatcaagtcttttctttcttctggttgttttgattatagGGAAttcatagtattcactaccttcttttgctttttcgatggattcggtttttgtcagtttctcatattttgcagaaagcatgaaagggtactaatttctttagcagcttcccgtatatgcagtccagacttttgtagtttcttctgaactatattaattgggcgcaggagctttgaccagaattcaagataggcaaaa is part of the Biomphalaria glabrata chromosome 10, xgBioGlab47.1, whole genome shotgun sequence genome and harbors:
- the LOC106052095 gene encoding uncharacterized protein LOC106052095; this encodes MTMGLFRWFPLRKFPFINTSLMICSVYLNSYGDYQEVNVLINGNSWLVCFSLNQDIQITSIPVYVAKTSKMEEVLKKDRITITARILTRNDVLTKRQAGRDSIDRGNRYEAGSSSSIGRIRFSSIDRECDKRLPCTRPQPAENTVIHLSGMDTPDDSCCVVM